The Camelus bactrianus isolate YW-2024 breed Bactrian camel chromosome 13, ASM4877302v1, whole genome shotgun sequence nucleotide sequence CTCTAAAGGACCCCTGTCCACACATAGAGTCACAATTAGCACCAGGGATACACAGGTGCTCCCACACAGGAGTCTTTGGTCCTTGACCCAGGCAAGCCCTGGCCTCTTATATTGTGTATTGTATATGCCTTCAGGATTGTACTAATGCTGGTCCCTGAGGCCACTTGCAGATGCTCAGCCTTGCTGGTCATACCTCAGTGCCACAGCCAGGCAAGAGCAAACCCATGAGCATCTGAAGAGTGCTTGAGAAAAGCTAGACACTATGTATGAGtggtgtggggagggaggtggcttTACCCCCTGCAGCACCCCAAGTTTCAGCCTCACTGTGACCGACTACTTTGGGTGGGCCTTTGTTTTCTAGCTGATCATGAAGAAGCCACGAGCAGCTGCAGGAAGTCGAAGTCGTCACAGGAAGCAGTCATCcagccaggagggaagggagaaacgTGCCCTCAGCAGCAGCCAGGCCAAGCCCTCCGGCCCTGATGGTGAGGAGTTCAGTCCTAGTCAGAGACTCAGGGGCTGGTCTCTTGGCCACGAAAGGGGACAGGTTCAGGCTGGGAAGGGAGCATGGTATGCATCGAGGCATTAAAGTCCCAAGCTCAAGCAAGCGGTTGGGGGTCTAGGAAGCTTTAAGTGGAACAGACTGAAACCAGGCTGCAGTGCCCCAGGTCCCTGGTGCACAGCTTGTGCAGGGATGATCCCTGAGTTTACTGTGGCTCTAGCAGGCCTGGCCAGGCGGCAGGAGGAGGTGGTATTGCAGGCCTCTGTCTCCCCGTACCATCTATTCAGAGACACAGCTGAGGTCACAGTCCTCCGGAAGAACCTGCTTAGCTGGTATGACCTAGAGAAGCGGGACCTACCGTGGAGAAGGCAGGTTGGTGGACGAGGGACAGGGACGGTGGGGTAAGGGAGGCTGATGCCAAGCTCCTCCACACTAACCACCCATCTGGGATTGCACTGGCAGGCAGAGGGTGAGATGGACCTGGACAGGCGGGCATACGCTGGTGAGTACATCTCCTGAGAGCAGGGCTGCTTTGCCTGGACACCCTCAGATCTGGGGTCTAGGGGCTGTGTGCTAGGAGCAGGGCAGGTCAGCAGTGTCCTGATGCCAACCCCTCTTCCCCAGTGTGGGTCTCAGAGGTGATGCTGCAGCAGACCCAGGTTGCCACGGTGATCAACTATTATACCCGATGGATGCAGGTGACTTTAGGGAATGAGTGGGAGAGTCATGGTCCAGACCCCACATGACTCCTGTGGGGTGGGGATGAAGAAggcttcctctgcctccttcaccTTTGACCTCATTTCTTTTTGCCTACCTTCGGGCTGTAGAAGTGGCCAACACTGCAGGACCTGGCCAGTGCTTCCCTGGAGGTGAGAGCCATCCGAGGGTAGGAGGAATGGGGACTACTGAGGACTGACCTTTGATCcctctgacctctgaccccaTCCACAGGAGGTAAACCAGCTCTGGGCTGGTCTGGGCTATTACTCTCGAGGCCGGCGGCTACAGGAGGGAGCCCGGAAGGTAAGGGGTGTCAAGGTGAATACAGGAGCCCTAAGGCCTTGGGTGTCTCATAACCTTGAGCCTTCCCATCCCAATCAGGTGATAGAGGAGCTAGGGGGCCACATGCCACGTACAGCAGAGACCCTGCAGCAGCTCCTGCCTGGTGTGGGGCGGTACACAGCTGGAGCCATTGCTTCCATTGCCTTTGGCCAGGTGAGCCCATAGCCCACCCCACCTTGTGCATgcccaccttccttcctcccacagcAGGCTGACTCCCAgactcctctgtgccaggcagctGGTGTGGTGGATGGGAATGTAGTACGGGTGTTATGCCGTGTCCGAGCCATTGGTGCTGATCCCAGCAGCACCCTTGTCTCCCAGCACCTCTGGTAAGTTATTGGGCTGATAAGGGAGATTGGGGAGGGTGTCTCCAAAGGGTCTTTGGCTCACAGCAATGTTCCCTTTTTGTAGGAGCCTATCCCAGCAGCTGGTGGACCCAGCCCGGCCAGGGGATTTTAACCAAGCAGCCATGGAGCTGGGGGCCACAGTGTGCACCCCACAGCGCCCACGGTGCAGCCAGTGCCCCATGCAGAGCCTGTGCCGGGCACACCAGAGGGTGAGCCATCTGAGGAAGGGGCAGTCAGGGGACCTAGGGAGTGACTCCTTCCCCGTGACATCTTGCCCTGTCTATGCTGCTCAGATGGAGCGGGAGCAGCTCTTGGCCTCACAGAGCCTGCCAAGCAGTGGAGACGTGGAGGAATGTGGTGAGTGCTAGCCCCAGCCCTTCCCTACACTATTGAGGAGCTGCCTGTGGCAGCCTCATTCCATGTCATCTTACAACCTGAGTAAGATTCTGCGGATCTGGGCCAAGGCCTGCTCCCTGGGCTTGGTACCTAAGCCCACCTGGCCTGAGTGGGGCTCCTGGAtctctcttcccagctcccaACACTGGACAGTGCCAGCTGTGCGCACCTCCCACAGAGCCCTGGGACCAGACCCTGGGAGTGGCCAACTTTCCCAGAAAGGCCAGTCGCAGGCCCCCCAGGGAGGAGTGCTCTGCTACCTGTGTTCTGGAGCAGCCCAGGGCTGTTGGCGGTGCCCGAATTCTGCTGGTGCAGAGGCCCAACTCAGGTACCTGGATCCTGGAAGTACAGGAAGGTGGCCTAAGCAACATGGAAGAAATGAAGGAGTCAGCAGCTAAGGCCTAACCCACACCTGGCTGCCCTCCCTCTCAGGTCTGCTGGCAGGACTGTGGGAGTTCCCGTCTGTGACAGTAGAGCCCTCGCGGCAGCACCAGCCCAAGGCCCTACTACAGGAACTGCAGAGTTGGGTCGGGCCCCTCCCAGCCACCCGCCTCCAGCACCTGGGGCAGGTGAGTGAGCATTGGAAGGGCCAGGAATGGTGGCTTCGGTGGCCATATCCACAGATCTGTTTCAGCCCCTTGATGCTCCCCCCAGGTGGTCCACACCTTTTCTCACATCAAGCTGACATATCAAGTATATGGTCTGACCCTGGAAGAACAGACCCCGGTGACCACCTCACTGCCTGGCGTGCGCTGGCTGACCCGTGAGGAGTTTCACACTGCAGCTGTCTCCACCGCCATGAAAAAGGCACTAACTTTTTGTCTTCGTTGTTCTTTTCTGTGTTTCCTACACGTTCTTAGTGAACCTATTActatggaaacaaacaaacaaacaaaaaagcatgtTTTAAACAAAAGTGCCAGGGCATGAACTTGAGGGCAGAACACAGGGGTCTGGCTCTTTGGAGGAAGATGCCATGCCTGCACTTTCTCCTCCCTTTTTGTCTAGGTGTTCCGAGTGTACGAGGGCCAACAGCCAGGGACCTGCAAGGTGAGTCTCTTGGCCCTCACCCATCCATCTCTCTCCAGGCCCAAATCCCACTCACGTGTTTTCAGTGAGTTAAAGGACACACGTTTGGGTGAACAGTCTCCATGACAGGCTTCAATGGGGCGAGATGAATGGTTCTTGACCTGGAGACCTTACAGTCTGGGTccatggtggggaggggacaaGAGCAAATGATGGAGACAGTAGCGTCACAGTGTGTGAAATGTCTGAACTAGATTTTGTGGGATATGAGGTAGGGAGCTGTCAGTTCTATCTGGGAGGCAAGAATCAGTAACAGCTGCTTATAAGAAGCAACTGGTAACCTGGGTCCTAGAAATGaatcattttcttccatttggaAAAGGAATCTGCAGTAAGGATGTTCTTTCCAGGCCCAAGAGCAGTGTGAGCCAAGGTGGGTCCAATACAGTCAGCAGCACTCAAGGAGCTGGAGTGGTCAGCAGGGCCTGTGCAGGCCAGTCAGGGCCGCGAACATCAGGCCACTGATGCATTTTAGGTGGAGAGAGGAGTCAGATTTGCATCTTAGGAAGACTACCTCAGGCTGCCTTTTAGAGAGTTGATCAAAGAGTTAGGTACTGTAAACAGGGTGGAAGCTTTATAATATTCAGGCTAGAATCTGAGCTAGATCAGTGTTGTAGTGGGGGAATGGTGGAAGGAGAAGATTCTCTGCTGCCCCCTCAGTATCTGTCCTTCGGCTTCTGCACAGGGTTCCAAAAGATCCCAGGTGTCTACCCTGTCCAGACAGAAAAAGCTCAGCCCAGGCCAGAAAGTCCTGGATAGTTTCTTTCAGCCCTACACCTCGGCTGGTGCACCCTAGCCTCAGCAGTACAGCTCAGTGATGCTTCTGGAAGCCCCTGCCCCTGAGAAGCCTGTTTAATAAAGTGCTTATTTTTGTAGTCACTTTGGAGACTTTCTACCCTCTGCCCCCTCACCAAAGTCTTGCTTGGTCCTGACTTCCACTGCTGAGCTCCCAGCCACTCCTGGGCAGATGGAGGAGGGAGTGATCTGTCCTTCCCCAACCTcaggagagggagaaagcagCTGCAAGGAGTCCCTGCCAGTGGCTGACATCCAACAGCCTTCCTCTAGGTCTCTGGTCAGCTCTGATTGGAGCTGTGGCATTGCCCTAGAGCAGGTGGTTGGGCTCAGCCCCTCTCACTGCAGTGGTTGCTCCTTAGTGGGAGAGGAAGCACAAGGGAGGATTTGTCTTACTCCTACCTCAAATACTAAATCATTTATTTAGGGATACATTACATATGCagtgaaacaaaatagaaaagttaTTAATCATAATAttgggggtgtggaggagggaaATGGGATCAGAGGACACAAGAAGGCTTCAAAAGTATTGCTTATGTTCTATTTCCTAGTTGTGTAATTCCTTTATTTACATCTTGCATATATATTATGTGAGAAATGTTtcacagtttaaaaagaaaaccccacCTCTTTGAACTGCAGTGAGATATTCAACTTTTGGCAGATACTGATAAGATGGAGGCCACACCTGGCCCCTAGGGACAAAACCTTTCATTCCAGGCCTCAGTGGGTGTTTCTCAGTTCCAGCACGCCCTGTGCTGGACTCCCAGAGCTCCAGGACAGGTAGCTTTGCCCAGCTTCAGCCCTTCTCAGGCTTCCTGGCCCCTGGCAGCTTGCTCTTGCACAGACTGCCACAGGGCTCGGATGTTGCCCTGGCCAAAACCTGTGGCCCCTTGCCTCTGAATCAGCTCCAGGAAGAAAGTGTCCTCTGCAAAAAGGGACTTGGTGAAGACCTGAAGCAGAAACTTGCCTCTATCTCCATCTAGCAGGACCCCCTGTTGGGCCAGCAGGCTAGGCTTATGCCCTGCAGCCAGGATCTGCTTCTCCTTGCCTGGTTGCTGGTAGTAGGCCTCTGGAGGAGTCAGGAGCTGACCTCCGGCCCCTGCCACCCCCTCAGTAGCTTCCATGATGTTGGGTGTGTACAGCCCCACGTGTTGTAGTCCAGGTCCGCCGTTCCGGGCCAGGAACTGCTCCACCTGGTCTTGTCCTTCGGTGACGCCCAGCAGGGACTCAGCAAGGACAAGGGTGGGGACAAGGTTATTGGTAGGGACCTGCAGAGCAGTGAGCCTCAGCCCCCCGCGCCCGGACCCTGCTGCCACCTCAAGACCCAGCTCCGGATCCTCACCTGGGCTTAGTGGCAGGTGGTGAAAGCCTAGACAGTCGTGGAACCAGCGCATCAGTTTTGGGGAGCTGCTGGGTTTGCAGGCCAGGGTCAGGTGGTCCACGTGGCTGACCCAACCTGGGCCAGGTGCCGAGCTTACAGGCCTAAAGCCAGGCAGGAAGGGCCCGCAGAAGC carries:
- the MUTYH gene encoding adenine DNA glycosylase isoform X1 — its product is MKKPRAAAGSRSRHRKQSSSQEGREKRALSSSQAKPSGPDAGLARRQEEVVLQASVSPYHLFRDTAEVTVLRKNLLSWYDLEKRDLPWRRQAEGEMDLDRRAYAVWVSEVMLQQTQVATVINYYTRWMQKWPTLQDLASASLEEVNQLWAGLGYYSRGRRLQEGARKVRGVKVNTGALRPWVSHNLEPSHPNQVIEELGGHMPRTAETLQQLLPGVGRYTAGAIASIAFGQAAGVVDGNVVRVLCRVRAIGADPSSTLVSQHLWSLSQQLVDPARPGDFNQAAMELGATVCTPQRPRCSQCPMQSLCRAHQRVSHLRKGQSGDLGSDSFPVTSCPVYAAQMEREQLLASQSLPSSGDVEECAPNTGQCQLCAPPTEPWDQTLGVANFPRKASRRPPREECSATCVLEQPRAVGGARILLVQRPNSGLLAGLWEFPSVTVEPSRQHQPKALLQELQSWVGPLPATRLQHLGQVVHTFSHIKLTYQVYGLTLEEQTPVTTSLPGVRWLTREEFHTAAVSTAMKKVFRVYEGQQPGTCKGSKRSQVSTLSRQKKLSPGQKVLDSFFQPYTSAGAP
- the MUTYH gene encoding adenine DNA glycosylase isoform X5 is translated as MKKPRAAAGSRSRHRKQSSSQEGREKRALSSSQAKPSGPDAGLARRQEEVVLQASVSPYHLFRDTAEVTVLRKNLLSWYDLEKRDLPWRRQAEGEMDLDRRAYAVWVSEVMLQQTQVATVINYYTRWMQKWPTLQDLASASLEEVNQLWAGLGYYSRGRRLQEGARKVRGVKVNTGALRPWVSHNLEPSHPNQVIEELGGHMPRTAETLQQLLPGVGRYTAGAIASIAFGQAAGVVDGNVVRVLCRVRAIGADPSSTLVSQHLWSLSQQLVDPARPGDFNQAAMELGATVCTPQRPRCSQCPMQSLCRAHQRMEREQLLASQSLPSSGDVEECAPNTGQCQLCAPPTEPWDQTLGVANFPRKASRRPPREECSATCVLEQPRAVGGARILLVQRPNSGLLAGLWEFPSVTVEPSRQHQPKALLQELQSWVGPLPATRLQHLGQVVHTFSHIKLTYQVYGLTLEEQTPVTTSLPGVRWLTREEFHTAAVSTAMKKVFRVYEGQQPGTCKGSKRSQVSTLSRQKKLSPGQKVLDSFFQPYTSAGAP
- the MUTYH gene encoding adenine DNA glycosylase isoform X7, with the translated sequence MKKPRAAAGSRSRHRKQSSSQEGREKRALSSSQAKPSGPDAGLARRQEEVVLQASVSPYHLFRDTAEVTVLRKNLLSWYDLEKRDLPWRRQAEGEMDLDRRAYAVWVSEVMLQQTQVATVINYYTRWMQKWPTLQDLASASLEEVNQLWAGLGYYSRGRRLQEGARKQADSQTPLCQAAGVVDGNVVRVLCRVRAIGADPSSTLVSQHLWSLSQQLVDPARPGDFNQAAMELGATVCTPQRPRCSQCPMQSLCRAHQRVSHLRKGQSGDLGSDSFPVTSCPVYAAQMEREQLLASQSLPSSGDVEECAPNTGQCQLCAPPTEPWDQTLGVANFPRKASRRPPREECSATCVLEQPRAVGGARILLVQRPNSGLLAGLWEFPSVTVEPSRQHQPKALLQELQSWVGPLPATRLQHLGQVVHTFSHIKLTYQVYGLTLEEQTPVTTSLPGVRWLTREEFHTAAVSTAMKKVFRVYEGQQPGTCKGSKRSQVSTLSRQKKLSPGQKVLDSFFQPYTSAGAP
- the MUTYH gene encoding adenine DNA glycosylase isoform X6 yields the protein MKKPRAAAGSRSRHRKQSSSQEGREKRALSSSQAKPSGPDAGLARRQEEVVLQASVSPYHLFRDTAEVTVLRKNLLSWYDLEKRDLPWRRQAEGEMDLDRRAYAVWVSEVMLQQTQVATVINYYTRWMQKWPTLQDLASASLEEVNQLWAGLGYYSRGRRLQEGARKVIEELGGHMPRTAETLQQLLPGVGRYTAGAIASIAFGQAAGVVDGNVVRVLCRVRAIGADPSSTLVSQHLWSLSQQLVDPARPGDFNQAAMELGATVCTPQRPRCSQCPMQSLCRAHQRMEREQLLASQSLPSSGDVEECAPNTGQCQLCAPPTEPWDQTLGVANFPRKASRRPPREECSATCVLEQPRAVGGARILLVQRPNSGLLAGLWEFPSVTVEPSRQHQPKALLQELQSWVGPLPATRLQHLGQVVHTFSHIKLTYQVYGLTLEEQTPVTTSLPGVRWLTREEFHTAAVSTAMKKVFRVYEGQQPGTCKGSKRSQVSTLSRQKKLSPGQKVLDSFFQPYTSAGAP
- the MUTYH gene encoding adenine DNA glycosylase isoform X4, whose amino-acid sequence is MKKPRAAAGSRSRHRKQSSSQEGREKRALSSSQAKPSGPDAGLARRQEEVVLQASVSPYHLFRDTAEVTVLRKNLLSWYDLEKRDLPWRRQAEGEMDLDRRAYAVWVSEVMLQQTQVATVINYYTRWMQKWPTLQDLASASLEEVNQLWAGLGYYSRGRRLQEGARKVIEELGGHMPRTAETLQQLLPGVGRYTAGAIASIAFGQAAGVVDGNVVRVLCRVRAIGADPSSTLVSQHLWSLSQQLVDPARPGDFNQAAMELGATVCTPQRPRCSQCPMQSLCRAHQRVSHLRKGQSGDLGSDSFPVTSCPVYAAQMEREQLLASQSLPSSGDVEECAPNTGQCQLCAPPTEPWDQTLGVANFPRKASRRPPREECSATCVLEQPRAVGGARILLVQRPNSGLLAGLWEFPSVTVEPSRQHQPKALLQELQSWVGPLPATRLQHLGQVVHTFSHIKLTYQVYGLTLEEQTPVTTSLPGVRWLTREEFHTAAVSTAMKKVFRVYEGQQPGTCKGSKRSQVSTLSRQKKLSPGQKVLDSFFQPYTSAGAP
- the MUTYH gene encoding adenine DNA glycosylase isoform X2 gives rise to the protein MKKPRAAAGSRSRHRKQSSSQEGREKRALSSSQAKPSGPDGLARRQEEVVLQASVSPYHLFRDTAEVTVLRKNLLSWYDLEKRDLPWRRQAEGEMDLDRRAYAVWVSEVMLQQTQVATVINYYTRWMQKWPTLQDLASASLEEVNQLWAGLGYYSRGRRLQEGARKVRGVKVNTGALRPWVSHNLEPSHPNQVIEELGGHMPRTAETLQQLLPGVGRYTAGAIASIAFGQAAGVVDGNVVRVLCRVRAIGADPSSTLVSQHLWSLSQQLVDPARPGDFNQAAMELGATVCTPQRPRCSQCPMQSLCRAHQRVSHLRKGQSGDLGSDSFPVTSCPVYAAQMEREQLLASQSLPSSGDVEECAPNTGQCQLCAPPTEPWDQTLGVANFPRKASRRPPREECSATCVLEQPRAVGGARILLVQRPNSGLLAGLWEFPSVTVEPSRQHQPKALLQELQSWVGPLPATRLQHLGQVVHTFSHIKLTYQVYGLTLEEQTPVTTSLPGVRWLTREEFHTAAVSTAMKKVFRVYEGQQPGTCKGSKRSQVSTLSRQKKLSPGQKVLDSFFQPYTSAGAP
- the HPDL gene encoding 4-hydroxyphenylpyruvate dioxygenase-like protein, producing the protein MAAPARRLCHIAFHVPPGLPLARDLQHFFGFQPLAVREAAGWRQLALRSRDAVFLVNEGGGPGEPLYGLDPHHPVPGATNLCFDVANAGAAARELAALGCSVPVPPVNVRDAQGTATYAVVSSPAGNLSLTLVERTGFCGPFLPGFRPVSSAPGPGWVSHVDHLTLACKPSSSPKLMRWFHDCLGFHHLPLSPGEDPELGLEVAAGSGRGGLRLTALQVPTNNLVPTLVLAESLLGVTEGQDQVEQFLARNGGPGLQHVGLYTPNIMEATEGVAGAGGQLLTPPEAYYQQPGKEKQILAAGHKPSLLAQQGVLLDGDRGKFLLQVFTKSLFAEDTFFLELIQRQGATGFGQGNIRALWQSVQEQAARGQEA
- the MUTYH gene encoding adenine DNA glycosylase isoform X3; translated protein: MKKPRAAAGSRSRHRKQSSSQEGREKRALSSSQAKPSGPDAGLARRQEEVVLQASVSPYHLFRDTAEVTVLRKNLLSWYDLEKRDLPWRRQAEGEMDLDRRAYAVWVSEVMLQQTQVATVINYYTRWMQKWPTLQDLASASLEEVNQLWAGLGYYSRGRRLQEGARKVRGVKVNTGALRPWVSHNLEPSHPNQVIEELGGHMPRTAETLQQLLPGVGRYTAGAIASIAFGQAAGVVDGNVVRVLCRVRAIGADPSSTLVSQHLWSLSQQLVDPARPGDFNQAAMELGATVCTPQRPRCSQCPMQSLCRAHQRVSHLRKGQSGDLGSDSFPVTSCPVYAAQMEREQLLASQSLPSSGDVEECAPNTGQCQLCAPPTEPWDQTLGVANFPRKASRRPPREECSATCVLEQPRAVGGARILLVQRPNSGLLAGLWEFPSVTVEPSRQHQPKALLQELQSWVGPLPATRLQHLGQVVHTFSHIKLTYQVYGLTLEEQTPVTTSLPGVRWLTREEFHTAAVSTAMKKVFRVYEGQQPGTCKLPDWVLGQRSFLGGISALATQNCEITGLRK
- the MUTYH gene encoding adenine DNA glycosylase isoform X9 — translated: MDAEVANTAGPGQCFPGGGKPALGWSGLLLSRPAATGGSPEGDRGARGPHATYSRDPAAAPAWCGAVHSWSHCFHCLWPAGVVDGNVVRVLCRVRAIGADPSSTLVSQHLWSLSQQLVDPARPGDFNQAAMELGATVCTPQRPRCSQCPMQSLCRAHQRVSHLRKGQSGDLGSDSFPVTSCPVYAAQMEREQLLASQSLPSSGDVEECAPNTGQCQLCAPPTEPWDQTLGVANFPRKASRRPPREECSATCVLEQPRAVGGARILLVQRPNSGLLAGLWEFPSVTVEPSRQHQPKALLQELQSWVGPLPATRLQHLGQVVHTFSHIKLTYQVYGLTLEEQTPVTTSLPGVRWLTREEFHTAAVSTAMKKVFRVYEGQQPGTCKGSKRSQVSTLSRQKKLSPGQKVLDSFFQPYTSAGAP
- the MUTYH gene encoding adenine DNA glycosylase isoform X8; this translates as MKKPRAAAGSRSRHRKQSSSQEGREKRALSSSQAKPSGPDGLARRQEEVVLQASVSPYHLFRDTAEVTVLRKNLLSWYDLEKRDLPWRRQAEGEMDLDRRAYAVWVSEVMLQQTQVATVINYYTRWMQKWPTLQDLASASLEEVNQLWAGLGYYSRGRRLQEGARKVIEELGGHMPRTAETLQQLLPGVGRYTAGAIASIAFGQAAGVVDGNVVRVLCRVRAIGADPSSTLVSQHLWSLSQQLVDPARPGDFNQAAMELGATVCTPQRPRCSQCPMQSLCRAHQRMEREQLLASQSLPSSGDVEECAPNTGQCQLCAPPTEPWDQTLGVANFPRKASRRPPREECSATCVLEQPRAVGGARILLVQRPNSGLLAGLWEFPSVTVEPSRQHQPKALLQELQSWVGPLPATRLQHLGQVVHTFSHIKLTYQVYGLTLEEQTPVTTSLPGVRWLTREEFHTAAVSTAMKKVFRVYEGQQPGTCKGSKRSQVSTLSRQKKLSPGQKVLDSFFQPYTSAGAP